A region of Candidatus Baltobacteraceae bacterium DNA encodes the following proteins:
- a CDS encoding thioesterase family protein, with protein MKFKDTTPAGARVFETRLRVQWGDIDIAGIMYFAAYQRFVERAEMDMFRELGFPYDRIFDIHDIWLPRVHVEATYFKPALMDDWLTMRTHVQKVGASSVRWQTQIHNERTEEVGAAFDLTIACMDRVHFKSRPLPPVIRNALLAGTGRTERCEPGHPGN; from the coding sequence ATGAAGTTCAAGGACACGACACCCGCGGGCGCGCGCGTTTTCGAGACGCGTCTGCGCGTGCAATGGGGCGACATCGATATCGCCGGCATCATGTATTTCGCAGCCTACCAGCGCTTCGTCGAGCGCGCGGAGATGGACATGTTCCGCGAACTCGGCTTCCCGTACGATCGCATCTTCGACATCCACGACATCTGGCTGCCCCGCGTCCACGTGGAAGCGACGTATTTTAAGCCCGCACTGATGGACGATTGGCTGACGATGCGCACCCACGTGCAGAAGGTCGGCGCGTCGTCGGTACGCTGGCAAACGCAGATCCACAACGAGCGCACAGAGGAAGTCGGAGCGGCGTTTGACCTTACCATAGCCTGCATGGACCGCGTGCATTTCAAGAGCCGACCGCTGCCCCCAGTCATCCGCAACGCGCTGCTGGCGGGGACTGGTCGAACGGAGCGCTGCGAACCCGGCCACCCGGGCAACTAA
- a CDS encoding riboflavin synthase: MFSGLIAYTGTIVKRSALNGGGVTLRVRCENASEEEVDPKDSIALNGVCLTATRVDHNVIDFDVIPETLARSNLESLRNGEIVNLEYSLRLGDRMGGHFVYGHVDATGEVLARRAEGQGERVRIQVPATLAPMICEKAFVSVDGVSLTVASTGPGWFELALIPETLRRTTLGRRHVGDRVNLEADPLARYAHEAMRALSRPESAAKE; this comes from the coding sequence ATGTTTAGCGGACTCATCGCCTACACGGGAACCATTGTAAAGCGCTCCGCGCTAAACGGAGGCGGCGTTACGCTGCGCGTTCGTTGCGAGAATGCCTCGGAGGAAGAGGTCGATCCGAAGGATTCCATCGCGCTCAACGGTGTCTGTCTGACCGCGACCCGCGTGGATCATAACGTCATCGATTTCGACGTCATCCCCGAAACGCTCGCGCGCTCGAATCTCGAGAGCCTGCGCAACGGCGAGATCGTGAATCTCGAGTACTCGCTGCGGCTCGGCGATCGCATGGGCGGCCATTTCGTTTACGGTCACGTCGATGCCACCGGCGAAGTACTCGCGCGCCGGGCCGAAGGCCAGGGCGAACGCGTTCGCATCCAAGTACCCGCGACGCTCGCGCCGATGATCTGCGAGAAGGCGTTCGTGAGCGTCGACGGTGTGAGCTTGACCGTGGCATCGACCGGCCCGGGCTGGTTCGAACTCGCGCTGATTCCCGAAACGCTGCGCCGCACGACGCTGGGGCGGCGCCACGTCGGCGATCGCGTGAACCTCGAAGCCGATCCGCTCGCGCGATACGCCCACGAAGCGATGCGCGCACTTTCGCGGCCGGAGTCCGCGGCCAAAGAATGA
- the ribD gene encoding bifunctional diaminohydroxyphosphoribosylaminopyrimidine deaminase/5-amino-6-(5-phosphoribosylamino)uracil reductase RibD: MERRHGQLKPLDRLYVRRAAELAARGLGNTSPNPIVGALVVAGGRTVGEGYHHKSGEPHAEVHALAAAGSRARGATLYVSLEPCNHHGRTPPCSQAVANAGIARVVIGTADPNPKTDGGGIAFLRARGIDVEIANDPAARAAIERFTVAIRNDRPFLTLKMASSLDGYVAARSGAQDWLTGEEARVYVRERRIEHDAVMVGAGTVRIDDPQLSVRPPHHRLRDYVRVVVCESDALDAASRIFAPVEGYAKTIVLAPAGARERFAPLTRIADVLFVGDADAHRLELAAAMRALRGRGIASVLCEGGPTLAGRLIAAGLVDRFDWLIAPKLLRTERAIPVLAGADLAAVRPGLRYDRVERLGADLLVSGLFDHDV; encoded by the coding sequence TTGGAAAGGCGTCACGGTCAACTGAAGCCGCTCGATCGGCTCTACGTGCGGCGCGCGGCCGAACTTGCGGCGCGCGGGCTCGGCAATACGTCGCCCAATCCGATCGTCGGCGCGCTCGTCGTTGCCGGCGGCCGGACCGTTGGTGAAGGCTATCATCACAAATCGGGCGAGCCCCACGCCGAAGTGCACGCGCTTGCGGCAGCCGGCTCGCGCGCTCGCGGCGCGACGCTCTACGTTTCGCTCGAACCGTGTAACCATCACGGTCGTACGCCACCCTGTTCGCAGGCGGTCGCGAATGCCGGAATAGCGCGCGTCGTCATCGGGACGGCCGATCCGAACCCGAAGACCGACGGCGGCGGCATCGCGTTTCTGCGCGCTCGCGGAATCGATGTCGAGATCGCCAACGATCCGGCGGCGCGCGCCGCGATCGAGCGATTTACGGTTGCAATCCGCAACGATCGACCGTTCCTTACCCTCAAGATGGCGAGTTCGCTCGACGGCTACGTCGCTGCGCGATCCGGCGCGCAAGACTGGCTTACCGGTGAAGAAGCCCGCGTATACGTGCGCGAACGGCGCATCGAACACGACGCGGTCATGGTCGGCGCCGGAACGGTGCGAATCGATGATCCGCAATTGAGCGTCCGTCCGCCGCACCATCGCCTGCGCGACTACGTGCGCGTCGTAGTCTGCGAGTCCGACGCGCTCGATGCGGCCAGCCGCATCTTCGCACCGGTCGAGGGCTACGCGAAGACGATCGTGCTCGCCCCCGCAGGCGCTCGCGAACGGTTCGCGCCCTTGACCCGCATTGCCGATGTCCTTTTCGTCGGCGATGCCGACGCGCACCGGCTCGAGCTCGCTGCTGCCATGCGCGCGCTGCGCGGCCGCGGGATTGCAAGCGTGCTTTGCGAAGGCGGTCCAACGCTCGCCGGGCGCCTCATCGCGGCGGGTCTGGTCGATCGATTTGACTGGCTTATCGCGCCGAAACTCCTGCGCACGGAGCGCGCGATACCGGTCTTGGCGGGAGCCGACCTCGCGGCGGTGCGGCCGGGCCTGCGCTACGATCGCGTCGAACGCTTGGGAGCCGATCTGCTGGTGTCAGGACTATTCGATCACGATGTTTAG
- a CDS encoding DUF427 domain-containing protein, producing MKAVWNGKVIAESDETVVVENNHYFPADSVKRDYFEPSATHTVCPWKGTASYYSLNVDGKQNPDAAWYYPEPKDAAKEITNHVAFWKGVTVN from the coding sequence ATGAAAGCCGTGTGGAACGGAAAGGTCATCGCCGAGAGCGACGAGACCGTCGTCGTCGAGAACAATCACTACTTTCCAGCCGATTCCGTAAAGCGCGACTATTTCGAACCCAGCGCGACGCACACCGTCTGCCCTTGGAAGGGTACGGCTAGCTACTATTCGCTCAACGTCGACGGAAAGCAGAATCCCGACGCGGCCTGGTACTATCCGGAGCCGAAAGATGCCGCCAAAGAGATTACGAACCACGTTGCGTTTTGGAAAGGCGTCACGGTCAACTGA